Within Porites lutea chromosome 2, jaPorLute2.1, whole genome shotgun sequence, the genomic segment tcccgctctgttttgagttctttcggtgtcgtgttgatgtcttgcagagtttattttcacgtagtacgatcagcattgcagtattctgcttgcagaatttaatatgtcttcAATGTTTGAGTGTTTTTATTACCTTTAGTTGGACTTAAAGACTACTTTACCTTAGCTTGTTTTTACATAGTTTCcgttgatcgttaacgaataaataagcaaattttcattctcactttttgaacaataatttctAATTCAAACTAGACGGTTGTGGCGTGTTTTTAACCatccaatagaagcgtttgttttTTAGTGCCGCGCGTTTCGAGAAGTATTCATTTAGTCCAGAAGCAAGCGTTTTGTGTTAGCtatatataatattaatgaacTGCATTTATAAAATTCTCAGGATACCTAATTTTTATATGCCCTTTCAGCTTGTGCTTACAAAATTTAACTATTTTCGTGTTTAGcgaaagcaagagagaatgagatcCTTCTCTCTTGGCGAAAGTtcatcacgtgatcaagtcatgcaaagagcctattgGTCTCTCCTCCACTTTAATTCATCGGGGGCTTCTACGGTGCAGTAGACTGGGGGACGAGTATGCAACAAATGACTTGCCAACTTTTTACGCAGCACTACGATCGACATGGGAGCGGTAAGAGGTTTAATTCTACAGAAGGAAGGCCAAAACCTTGTAAAAAAAGAGTTTAGTTATGGGAAAATTACATTTACTTTGCTTGGAGACCTGTGTTAAAAGCTGGGAACTCCGTCCCCTCTTCGATCTCAGAAGACAGTATGAATTTCCCCTGTGGATGGAAGTTTGGGAGTTGATTCTGACTGCTTCTTCATGGTCCAAATTAACGAGGACCCTCTTCGAAAACACTGCCTCATGCGATTTCTAATGTGCAACTGCTGAAAGTAGCTTATTCAGATGACTCCTTCTCTTTACCTTCAAAGGAGGGACCAAACAATTTTCTTGGCCAAACTAGTATACACTCAGGTCATACACATCAGTTGGAAATTAACATAGTGATGGGGCCCGTCTCCTCTTCACCACCTCCTTGCCAGGAAGAGAATTCAAAGAATAACTATTTAATATGTGAGTACGACGTGAAAAGTTTGGGAGCGTTTTCCTTAATTTCGAGTTTGTAGGTGTTGGACGCATCAAGTGTCACTTATCCAATCATGCAGGCTGACCGGCTTTTCTGGGACTGAATCGTCTTCCATTTTCTCTAGTTGTTCTTGAATTTCGTGTTTCAGCCCCCCCCCAAAAGGTCTAGTTGTGATTTAGCCTAACGAGTTCCTTGTTTAATAGTATACAcgaaaaaaattactcaattctgattggctgagaaagtagtgcagctcttctgtaacacgagtgcaaaatgTCTAACTCGAGTGCAaacttgtaacacgagtgcaaattacaaatgctttctgattggctgaaaaaacaaaagaaaccaacaagaaccaatcagattagagctgttttaacaacaaaaattcaagaaaatggccatgCTTTTCAGCAGACGACGACGGGATTTAGTTTTGTAAGCAgaacaacaatagaaaagttaaaaaaatatattccaaaaacccgaacacagtaaaaagaacgtctttctggctaaatgtattgaaaatgcgttgctaaaagaaaaatactgtcaacaaaatcgaggaaaatgagccagagaaactaaaaaacaagctacttataacagactacgctaaagtaaaaaaataaagaacaaaaacggttgCAACCACACGCAAACCATGACAACTACACTCTTCAGGCATTTAAATGAACAAGGATACAATTCCATGATAACAACAGGGGACTTCAAGTCATGTACGTTATTTGTTGGTCTCTTTGAGTCTTTTGTGGAGCGaagacctctattaaaacatccatgcgctggtctgttttttttctacctctgtagcaaacgaaaccgaaaatttaaacatctggtccaaactaaaccaatgggcgaaaataccataaatcacataatgaaagtatccgtagctggtactagccttaaagagagtgagaaaaaagtttacgaatcattgtgcaagaaaaacaacagtcaggaatctgaagaaagcaaaaattGTAAGTTCAGAAGTGCACATATCGTCAGTGTCACAGGTCACAGaggtataaatttccttaaTGACTACGATGAAGCCGACGAAGAAGAGCTACGATGACTCTTGCAGTAGgccaaataaaataatgaaaactccagcgctgagaaaaagcaaatattatattaatactgacagtttccgacatcacaaaaactgtggctccactcacccatcgatggcagcgtcgaaagaaaataaattgccTCCCTCACTTTCGcgttttaaatctcaaaaatttgtccATGAATCCAGCTATGATGGGGTCTCAGGAACAGACAATGATAAACAGTCGTTGAAAAACCTTAGcaagtgtctttcatctttggctgctCGAAGCGTTCTCCTGATTTCAAAACGACAGTATACTTCCTGAAAACGCTTCTTGTAAACGCTGAGCTCTCATAATcgaggatgaatttaaaaacgcTTACTTTTCAGTGCTGATTGTTGTAAACCAAGTTATCTTTAACAGGCTGGTGACCATATAAAAAAATCCTTGCAAATTTTCAAGGTTCttagctgaatgattttgaaagcgttggtcttgaaaaagtttgaatttgacaaaggtagtagtctgtttcagccaatcagttgaatgaactaaaaacgcgcgtgctgtcaaaatttgttgttgtagttatgtttatcgtgtatattattaataagtaatcacatgatttttctcgtgcaatttggagtaaataagcacttgtaaatttttcaaagactcAAAGTGCACTtgccctacgggctcgtgcacttttgttggtctttgaaaaatttactcgtgcttatttattccaaattgtacttgaaatcatgtgattacctatactaacaCCTGTGTAATTATGTTAATCCTCCAGAGAATTGGATGAACAGTGAGGAGATCTGGATAACCGAATTCTCAATCAATGTCAATACCATTACTGTTAGTAAATTATTAATAACGATACTTTATAATGCAGAAAACTCGCACTGCCGTTTAAGCATTTCAAACAGTAATTAATACATGTCCTGCGTATACTATCTGTTGTAGTTCAGCTAcataaacaaaactaaaacaaagaaTTCCGGCGAGGTTATTCTACAGTTTGCCGGTATATTCGGTAAAGTTGTTGATGGGACTGTTACGGTTTAAAACTTTCTTGACAGCTTCTCTCAATTCTTGTATTTTCCAGAAATAAAGGAAAGGGTTCCATATAGAAGACACAAAAGCCAAAGTGCGGGTTATGTCATAAGCAACTTCGACATCGGCAGTGAAGCCATTGtgcaaataaagaaacaaaacaaaagtaaatgGCATGTAGGCaataatgtacaaaatagcAATATAAGCCATATTTATAAGAGATTTCTTGAACCGTCGCATATCAATGGATTTTCTCTCTTTTGAGTTCTGGTCAtgtatttgaagaaaatgtcgACGAACATGTTTGTATATTTTCCAGGAACAGGTTAACAAAATTATGAGGCTTAACAGCAATCCACAAATGCTAAAGTATAAAAATGGCCTTATGTTGGCCATGGCGAACCTTGAAAGGCTTGCAATGGCCATTACAATGACCAGAAATACGATGTAAAGAATGATCCTTTTCGTGGTTATAACATCGTGATATCTCATGTGATAATGCAAAGTCAAGTAACGCTCGCCAATGATAGATGATACCAGTGCACAGGACAACGCTGCTGAAAACCAAGCAACCGTTTCGATAATTACTCGTAACACGCACGAAGCAGAGACATAACCCGCTATATAGACTATCTTGTACGCTCCATAAAACGGCTGAACTATCAACCCAGTTAGAAAATCCGCAAATGCCAGGCACCAGAGAAACAGCTGGGACTGCGATCGAAGCTGACTCGATTTCCAGAACGTTAAGCAAATAATACCATTACCTGAAAAGGCGAAAAAAGCCCCAATAAAATTTATCAAGGAAGTGACCACGCTTTCAATGTAAAGAAGTCCTCCTGGTTTGTACTCGTTGAGTGGGTCAAGAAAAAAGCATCGTTGCCTGGGCGCTGCGAAGAAACTTCCGTTTCTGGTAATGTTTCTGTAAACACTTTCGTCGATCATCGTTGGTTTATTTGCAACTGAAACATGAAGTGATTTCAGGCAACATTTTAAGATCGGACAAAAACAGGGCTTGCTTTTATAACTTGCAGCCTAGACTAGGGGACTTCTGTTGGACAGTTTGGCAGATCTTGATGCTTTTCTCACTATATTCTTGCTTTACTTACTGTTTTAATTCAAACAGCTGTCATCACTACACTTTGAAGTTATCTAAAGAAGACTAGTATTTATTAGCCGCTACTAATACAGCTGCCTAGCTTGAAGCTCGTGAGTAAAACAATATCCATATACAGTTTTAAAGCCGACAGTTAGGTGGTCTATAATCAGTATACCTTGGCCACTTTCATCATGACACAAATAATAGACGCTGTGCCCACACTGAATTCGAGggtgttttgaaaaaagagaGATTAGttagaaaaacagaaaattgaGGTGGGCAAAACAATCATCACAGACGTCAAGTGAACGGGAACTTGTATACACATCACATGAAAGCTTCGAAAAGAAGACAACCTAAAAGTTTCTGCACAGCAGCTGCACCATGCTcagaaaagtttcgaaaaatgACCAGGCCAATCAATTTGTTTACATACCTCGATCGAATTTTTGGCagcttttctgtaaaagaaaaggcttctTTTGAGCTGAAAGATTGACTAAGCCTTTCAAACGAGAGCAGCTGTCCGACATGAAGACTGGAAAACAGAATCATTGTCGGACGCCTGTTCTATAAACAAGAAATGCCCGTTTATGCTATTTATTAAAAAAGATCGATAACAGACAAAGTTATTTCATTATAGAAAGGGAGATTTTCGAAATTTGAATGGGTACTCAATtagtttttattattgaaatcaTCTGTGTTTGATGTGTAGGCGAATATTGATCGTTTTACCTGAAAAAGAAACCTTGTTATCAGAAAAATTACGGTCAAAGTAATATGTTTTCGTTACCGTTTGCAGCATTGTGTTTTAAAAAGCTGTACTACGCACTGGTGAAGCTTCCAATGAAAggtcaacaaaacaaatcatTGCTTAATACCTCAATGTAAATTTTTGCGGCTTTCAGTCCAAACTAGACAGGGTGTTTCCTTTATGTAAAAAACGATTAAGCAGATTAAGCCGTTGAAGCAATGACACCAGCACAACTACATGTACACTATCTAAATGGcagcattttattttaatattttattgtcCATGAACAGCTTAAAAATTACTCCTGTCGGCTGTATCTTGACTTCAGATCCATGAAAATCTCACTAACAACATCTATAACTCATCACAAAGGGTTTTCgaaatttgaataaataatGATCAGGGTTATGACTGAAGTCACCTGTATTTAACTTGTGGGGGGACCGTGGTCGTTTTCCATATGAAAAGGAAACTTCGGCTTTGTCAGTTAAATTAATGACAAAGCAACATTTGCTCGTGTCTCTTGCAAAACTGTGCTGTGTTTTCACTGATGAATTTGGAGTTAATTGTCTACTGCGAGATGAAATATTACCTTAGCCCTTAGCGGGTGACTAACTACATGaatatttgcaaataaaaaCGTTTGTAAATGAGACCCAATTGAACACGCTTTTTCCGCCTCTAGTTTATACTTAAATGAAGATCTGCCGCCTACAATCAGGAACACCCAACGACGgcttcctcctaaatacattgaaatcatttaggctatccagagtacttaagatctctagaaatgcattctaatcggcgctataaaatttgtacttgttcggtcatcctaggggtacttgagtcttttcgaaattacaagggctttccagaaaattttagatgcaatttaccCTGTTTCGAAAGTGAGAACTTTTCTGATTACCCCCTCcttcacatttttgaatccgaaaattttaggttttctttttgtacGAAAAATATCCTTACCTGGGCAGTGAAGTGTAAAGAATTAAGCTTCAGAAAGTAGTAGGGAAATAATTAGATATAATAAGCTTcgaaaactgtacatgaatAGAACAAACACCtaaaaatttttagccgtcctcaagcaatagaaaattctaggcaatatttgcttcacAGAACAGATACTTTActgaaaaaagtcgttgggtgGCATTGAACAACGCAAAAGATAAGAAGTTGTTGGACAGAAAGTGCCGTAAAGAAGGCCAGACCAGACTGAGGAAGGCTCAATTTACCAAGGATTGTTGCAAACATGCAAAAACACGGGCCAAAGAGAGCGACAGTAATCTTCATGCATGAACTTGCCATTTAGATTTGGATTTggattttatttgccacacataACACTATTACAATTACAAACCGAtacaaaaaaatgtaggaagaaatggcgaggaggcctaaaggaAACTCAGtaaagcttatgttaattaggcctcctcaattacaatttttaatttaaagataGCATAAAAATTACAGCGACGGATACAAAATACTATAAGATGGAAAATCAAAATAACAGTCAATATTAAGGAAGTTTACAAATGCTGAATATTAAACAGCTTTTTCCCAAGATTTTTGTTAGagaatactaataattattgcaaACCAATGCCTTAGGTGCTCCTTTAAAGGAAAAAGGGGAGGAAGCGTTGATGATATTTATGTTTAAGGTGTTATAAAATTTAAGTCCTTGATAAAATACCGAGAATTGTTTGAttcgagtacgacagaaagACAGACAAAATTTacaacaggttcttgtattatACGAGTGAATTTGcctttgtaaggtaaatttaaaatgaaattttaaaggtagggtatggttttgatcaaattccATGAATAAATCTATTTGTATTAAGTATATTActatatcatgaaattttaagacactAGGATTTTGAAAGACTAGATCAGTACGTGTATCGAAAGGAGTTTGAACGTTGTACgttgacaacaacaacaaaaagtacGAATATGTGTTGAATAACATCTATCATTCTCTAGTGGACTCCGGTCCTCGTAGGGTAGGGTTCAGTTCCAGACTCGGCAGCTTTCTTAAGAATCTTCTGTGCTTCCTTGACAACGGACTCCGCCTTCCATTAGACTGATGATGGTAGGGGATCGCTGTCACGTGCTTGAACCCATACTCTTTGATGAAGGCTTTAATCTCTCGACTATTGTACTGGGAACCACTGAGTCTGACACAATGTCGTCGGGAATTCCAAATCTCGCCATGTGCGCCTTAAGCTTATTGATTACAGTGGTAGCTTTCAAGTCGTACAGCCTAAATTTTGAAGAAACTCGAGAATTAATCCACTGTCACCATGTAACTCTGTTGGTCTAACAGGTCTGTGGAGATTTTCGCCCAAGGACAATCTGAAACGTCATGATCGATAAGCGTCTCCTTCTATGTCTGTTACTGTAAGTTGCACACGTTTCACACCTGGAAGTGACGTCTTTAACATCACTCCGCACATTTGGCCAGTGAATTGTTCCTCTAGCACGTCTTAGCGTCGACTCTATCCCTTGATGGCTAGATTCAAGCGCCTGGAACATACGCTTGCAAAGTGTCTAGTGGACTACGAGTCTGTCACCCCTGAAGAGTAATCAACCCTGGACCACCAATTCGTCGCGGCAATCATGGTAGATCGCCACTGCTGGAGTTAGCTTTCTTTTATCCGCTGGCCACCTAGACTGTAGTATGGATATTACAGCTTGCAGAACATCATTGTTCTTGGTCTCGTTGCGGAACATTTCTGCCTCGTGCTCGCTCACCAGGAGGTGTTTTATCTCTTGAACGTCTTGCTCAACTTCAAGTCCCTCCACAAGGGCGGATCTGGTTAAGAAGACGTGCTCCCTGTGCTCTCCAGTGGTCTCAtttaacttgggaaaatgcagatTTAGGATATCTGCAAGGTCGAGCTCTTTTCCCTTCCAGTACCGCACGTCTAAATCGTATCGTTGCAGCCTCAAGATCATTTTCAGCAATCTCTTTGGGGCGGAAACCAGTGGCTTAGTAAAAATCGTCTCCGGGGGCTCACGGTCTGACTCGACAAGCACCTGCCTCCCGTATGTATACTGGTGAAACCTTTCGGTTGCAAACACAATCGCAAGAAGCTCTTTCTATATTTGCGCATAATTCTTCTCTGCTGGAGTCAGGTCTCTGCTTGCATATGTTAGCGGCCTACCATCCTTCACTTGCATTACACTGAATGACTATCCTTCTCTCGCACATAGTACTTCAGCACTGGTGGAGCTGTCACCATCTCCTCGATCCTATTGAATGCTCTACCATTGATTTCATCCCACAGAAATTCCGTGTCCTTCTTTGTGTGTAGCCTGAGAGGCTCTGAAACTTCGGACAGCATAGCAGAAACTTTGTTAGGTTCACGGTGCCCAAAATGAGCTGAACAACAAATGGAACAGTCCGATTCTCCATGTTAAGTACTGCTGCAATCTTGGGTGGGTCTCTCTTCGAGGTTAGCAAATGTTCAGTGCAGGGTAACTCTGTCTGCTTAAAAAcctctttctgtttgtttagcTTAACGCCACGCTCTTCGCATCTTGTCAAAGGCTTCTTGATTTTGAGATGATGACCTGCAATCGC encodes:
- the LOC140926249 gene encoding histamine H2 receptor-like, producing MIDESVYRNITRNGSFFAAPRQRCFFLDPLNEYKPGGLLYIESVVTSLINFIGAFFAFSGNGIICLTFWKSSQLRSQSQLFLWCLAFADFLTGLIVQPFYGAYKIVYIAGYVSASCVLRVIIETVAWFSAALSCALVSSIIGERYLTLHYHMRYHDVITTKRIILYIVFLVIVMAIASLSRFAMANIRPFLYFSICGLLLSLIILLTCSWKIYKHVRRHFLQIHDQNSKERKSIDMRRFKKSLINMAYIAILYIIAYMPFTFVLFLYLHNGFTADVEVAYDITRTLAFVSSIWNPFLYFWKIQELREAVKKVLNRNSPINNFTEYTGKL